A genomic segment from Methanolobus zinderi encodes:
- a CDS encoding glycosyltransferase family 4 protein: MEKLRIAMFSWESLYSIKVGGLAPHVSELAEALALRGDEVHIYTRNRDMPPYEIVNGVHYHRVNHSLNGDLVQQMDSMCDAMYYTFIDSVTEFGSFDIVHVHDWHPVNVVTRIKEDLGIPFVITYHSTEWGRNGNVHGNWWEAMEISHREWRGGYESARVIVTSEALKAEIQHLYQIPDYKMDIIPNGLYENHMRMEVDSGKVKSGYGIHPCAPVVLFVGRMNYQKGPDLLVQAIPRVLKNRWDIQFVLIGEGEMRPVCENLAASLGVSDSCHFLGYASDDVKKEWVNACNIMCVPSRNEPFGIVLLEAWDASKNIVATDAVELVDNFRTGITVYKNPESIAWGINHVLDNYDDGELGKAGREQLREKYNWDSIAGKTVKTYMDAKS, encoded by the coding sequence ATGGAAAAACTTAGAATTGCGATGTTTTCATGGGAAAGCCTTTACTCGATAAAGGTAGGGGGACTTGCTCCACACGTATCGGAGCTTGCAGAAGCGCTTGCCTTAAGAGGCGACGAGGTCCACATATATACCCGTAACCGGGATATGCCTCCCTATGAGATCGTTAACGGTGTTCATTACCATCGTGTGAACCATTCCCTCAACGGTGATCTGGTACAGCAGATGGACAGTATGTGTGATGCGATGTATTACACATTCATCGATAGTGTTACGGAATTTGGCAGTTTTGATATCGTACATGTACACGACTGGCATCCTGTGAACGTGGTCACAAGAATAAAAGAGGATCTTGGTATTCCTTTCGTTATCACATACCACAGTACCGAATGGGGCAGGAACGGTAATGTTCACGGAAACTGGTGGGAGGCCATGGAGATCAGCCACAGGGAATGGAGAGGAGGTTATGAGTCCGCCAGGGTCATAGTTACATCCGAGGCCCTCAAAGCAGAGATACAGCACCTCTACCAGATACCGGATTACAAGATGGATATCATTCCCAACGGTCTCTATGAGAACCATATGAGAATGGAAGTTGATTCCGGTAAGGTCAAATCCGGTTACGGGATACACCCCTGTGCTCCTGTGGTTCTCTTCGTAGGACGTATGAACTACCAGAAAGGTCCTGATCTTCTGGTACAGGCAATACCCAGAGTACTCAAGAACAGGTGGGATATCCAATTTGTATTGATAGGAGAAGGGGAAATGAGACCGGTATGCGAAAATCTTGCGGCCAGTCTCGGAGTCAGTGATAGTTGCCATTTCCTGGGTTATGCAAGTGATGATGTCAAAAAAGAATGGGTCAATGCCTGTAATATCATGTGTGTGCCAAGCCGCAATGAGCCATTTGGTATCGTTCTTCTGGAAGCCTGGGACGCCAGCAAGAACATTGTCGCAACAGATGCCGTTGAACTGGTGGACAACTTCAGGACAGGCATCACGGTCTACAAGAACCCTGAATCCATCGCCTGGGGTATCAATCACGTACTTGATAACTACGATGACGGAGAACTTGGTAAAGCCGGAAGAGAACAACTCCGGGAAAAATATAACTGGGACAGTATAGCCGGGAAGACCGTGAAGACCTATATGGATGCAAAAAGCTGA
- a CDS encoding mechanosensitive ion channel family protein, whose amino-acid sequence MAEPILDILNFDNIISLAVKTLAVIFLIVIFNSFLGIITQSLLRKAKTKKQISNVEIFSQIFKYIFILLVVVFAVLSYSGAWSGFGIFLGLLSAAIGFALQKPITGIAAWMMVVAKRPFDIGDRIFLGDIKGDVTDITLTHIHIAEIGGIIDGEESSGRIVLVPNSLMFEKNIINYTYNHDFVFDSVITTVTYESNLDHAIEIVRESARTKLGKFIARSPSEPRIRLDFMPSGIDVQVKYFSPSRELHEYSSRITKEIFDRINEAPDVEIAYPHTEVVFRRKA is encoded by the coding sequence ATGGCAGAGCCAATCCTTGATATTTTAAACTTTGATAACATTATTTCTCTAGCGGTCAAGACCCTGGCTGTTATATTTCTGATAGTTATTTTCAATTCTTTTCTCGGTATAATTACTCAAAGCCTGCTTCGTAAGGCAAAGACCAAGAAGCAAATATCCAATGTAGAGATATTCAGCCAGATCTTCAAGTATATCTTTATCCTTCTCGTGGTCGTTTTTGCAGTGCTCTCATATTCCGGTGCATGGTCTGGCTTTGGTATTTTCCTTGGTCTGCTTTCTGCAGCAATCGGTTTTGCACTTCAGAAACCCATTACCGGGATTGCTGCATGGATGATGGTAGTGGCCAAGAGGCCCTTTGACATAGGAGACAGGATATTCCTTGGAGATATCAAGGGAGATGTGACCGATATTACCCTCACTCACATACATATTGCCGAGATAGGCGGTATTATCGATGGGGAGGAGAGCTCCGGGAGAATCGTGCTTGTTCCCAACTCACTGATGTTTGAAAAGAATATCATCAATTACACATATAATCATGATTTTGTCTTTGATAGTGTAATAACCACTGTCACCTATGAGAGTAATCTGGACCATGCCATTGAGATTGTACGGGAATCCGCACGTACAAAACTCGGTAAATTTATAGCCAGAAGCCCGTCTGAACCCCGGATAAGACTTGATTTTATGCCAAGTGGTATTGATGTGCAGGTCAAGTATTTCTCTCCCTCGCGTGAGCTCCACGAGTACTCCAGCAGGATAACAAAAGAGATATTCGACAGGATAAACGAAGCACCTGATGTGGAAATAGCCTATCCTCATACGGAAGTGGTGTTCAGGCGCAAGGCCTGA
- a CDS encoding cation-translocating P-type ATPase produces MASEGEGENFQCTSSGDEHSIKIDEFLDRLNTGAEGLSSEEAARRKEVCGGNILQKKEKETPLKKYLRQYKNFFAILLLFGSALSFTAEYLDPGQGNIFIAIALLGVVILNSTFTFIQEYQAQKIMESFQSLMAPTARVKRDGEIVELPASELVPGDVIYLEEGDKVPADARLIEQNTLKVDNSPITGEAEPQLRALECTHEDMLECRNMVFSSTLVQTGNGEAVIFSTGSDTQIGKLSLLTEETVSVETPIRKELNRFVKIISAIAIFLGIVFFIVGFLIQDTFLANLIFAIGIIVANVPEGLLPTVTLALSLASKRMAKRNALIKQLESVETLGSTTVICTDKTGTLTQNKMAVHSVYTGNGYIDVQDDEKPPELLLRVATVCNNSRLSEESPGYRGDPTEGSLLVYADRFKDIKQVQDRYPRLVEYPFDSRVKRMQVICRTPEDDMDSYLKGAPEVVLEMCDRMMVEGEEHELTSQRKDELEEEYLKMAERGERVLAYAYRDVNEVKEYEDKFIFLGFSGALDPARPEAAEAIKRCYRAGVKVVMITGDHPVTATSVSNLVGLNSEDREPILITGPELEKMEPAELKQKLDAKSIIFARTSPLQKLKIVRAFQSAGETVTMTGDGVNDAPAIKNADMGVAMGSGTDVAKESADMILLDDNFATIVNAVEEGRTVFDNIKKFIAYILTSNIPEILPFIAFVLLAIPLPMNVQLILAIDLGTDILPAIALAIEKGEGDIMKRPPRSSDEKLLTPQVLITSYGLKGPIEAAAGFACYFAVLFSGGWVWGQQLAFSDPLYRQAITAFFAAVIICQIANVFTSRTRRQSVFTKGLLSNKMVLLGIASELLILAFIMYQPFVNAIFNTTPVPLEFVLLAVPFAVLLFVADELRKYFIRRGSTTVTKVFGW; encoded by the coding sequence ATGGCATCAGAAGGAGAAGGTGAGAACTTTCAGTGTACTTCCAGTGGTGACGAACACAGCATAAAGATCGATGAGTTCCTGGATAGACTGAACACAGGAGCTGAAGGGCTTTCTTCAGAAGAGGCAGCAAGAAGAAAAGAAGTCTGCGGAGGAAATATCCTTCAGAAAAAAGAGAAGGAAACGCCTCTTAAGAAGTATCTGAGACAGTATAAGAACTTCTTTGCAATACTGCTTCTTTTTGGTTCCGCACTTTCATTTACAGCTGAATACCTGGATCCCGGACAGGGCAATATCTTCATCGCCATAGCACTTCTGGGAGTTGTCATACTTAACTCCACTTTTACATTCATCCAGGAATATCAGGCACAGAAGATAATGGAAAGTTTCCAGAGCCTCATGGCACCCACTGCAAGGGTTAAGCGTGACGGAGAGATCGTGGAGCTACCTGCTTCCGAACTTGTACCAGGGGACGTGATATACCTTGAGGAAGGGGACAAGGTTCCTGCCGATGCCAGACTCATAGAGCAGAACACCCTGAAAGTCGATAACTCACCCATCACAGGTGAGGCAGAACCCCAGCTCAGAGCCCTGGAATGTACGCATGAGGACATGCTTGAATGCAGGAATATGGTTTTCTCCAGTACACTTGTGCAGACGGGTAACGGAGAGGCTGTTATCTTCAGCACAGGTTCCGATACGCAGATAGGAAAACTCTCCCTGCTGACCGAAGAGACCGTGTCGGTCGAGACACCCATACGCAAAGAGCTCAACCGTTTTGTCAAGATAATATCTGCAATAGCTATTTTCCTGGGAATCGTCTTCTTTATAGTGGGCTTCCTTATACAGGATACTTTCCTTGCAAACCTTATCTTTGCCATCGGGATAATCGTGGCAAACGTCCCCGAAGGACTTCTTCCCACAGTAACGCTTGCCTTGAGCCTTGCATCCAAAAGAATGGCAAAACGCAATGCCCTGATAAAACAGCTTGAATCCGTAGAGACACTCGGATCAACTACGGTAATATGTACGGATAAGACCGGGACACTTACACAGAACAAGATGGCAGTGCATTCGGTTTACACCGGTAACGGATATATCGATGTACAGGATGATGAAAAACCCCCGGAGTTGCTCCTGCGTGTTGCCACCGTGTGCAACAACTCACGCCTGTCAGAGGAATCACCAGGATACAGAGGAGACCCGACCGAAGGGTCACTGCTGGTCTATGCAGACAGATTCAAGGACATAAAACAGGTACAGGACAGATATCCTCGGCTGGTAGAGTACCCCTTTGATTCTCGTGTGAAGAGAATGCAGGTTATATGCAGAACTCCCGAAGATGATATGGATTCCTACCTTAAGGGTGCACCTGAGGTAGTACTTGAAATGTGCGACCGCATGATGGTTGAAGGAGAGGAGCATGAACTTACTTCCCAGAGAAAAGATGAGTTGGAAGAAGAGTATCTCAAAATGGCCGAGAGAGGAGAAAGAGTACTTGCATATGCATACCGGGATGTAAATGAAGTAAAAGAGTATGAAGATAAGTTCATCTTCCTGGGATTCTCCGGTGCTCTCGACCCCGCAAGACCTGAAGCAGCAGAAGCTATAAAAAGATGTTACCGTGCAGGGGTCAAAGTAGTAATGATTACAGGCGACCACCCGGTTACTGCAACTTCCGTATCCAATCTAGTGGGTCTTAACAGTGAAGATCGAGAGCCTATATTGATAACCGGTCCTGAACTCGAAAAGATGGAACCTGCCGAGTTGAAGCAAAAGCTCGATGCAAAGAGCATAATATTTGCCCGTACCTCTCCTCTGCAGAAACTCAAGATAGTAAGAGCATTCCAGTCGGCAGGCGAGACCGTGACCATGACAGGGGATGGTGTGAACGATGCACCTGCCATAAAGAATGCGGACATGGGTGTTGCCATGGGAAGCGGTACGGATGTTGCAAAGGAATCTGCGGACATGATACTGCTTGACGACAACTTTGCAACCATTGTCAATGCAGTGGAAGAAGGACGTACTGTCTTCGATAATATCAAGAAATTCATCGCCTATATCCTGACAAGTAACATACCTGAGATACTGCCCTTTATAGCCTTCGTGCTGCTTGCAATACCCCTTCCGATGAACGTGCAGCTGATACTTGCAATCGACCTTGGTACCGACATACTGCCTGCCATCGCGCTTGCAATTGAAAAAGGAGAGGGCGATATCATGAAACGACCGCCACGTTCCAGTGATGAGAAACTGCTGACACCGCAGGTACTGATCACGTCCTACGGCCTCAAAGGACCGATCGAAGCAGCCGCAGGTTTTGCATGTTATTTTGCAGTCCTGTTCAGTGGCGGATGGGTATGGGGACAGCAGCTCGCTTTCTCTGATCCGCTATACAGGCAGGCCATAACGGCTTTCTTTGCCGCGGTCATTATCTGTCAGATAGCGAATGTATTTACTTCCAGAACCAGGAGGCAGTCTGTTTTCACAAAAGGCCTGCTGAGTAATAAAATGGTGCTACTTGGTATTGCCAGTGAGTTGCTGATACTTGCCTTTATTATGTACCAGCCATTTGTTAATGCAATATTCAACACCACACCTGTTCCACTGGAGTTTGTCCTGCTGGCCGTGCCGTTTGCGGTATTGTTGTTTGTGGCGGACGAGCTCAGGAAATATTTCATCAGAAGGGGCTCGACCACTGTGACTAAAGTGTTCGGATGGTGA
- a CDS encoding MarC family protein, with the protein MDSLTFFITAFASLFAIVSPLGGVVTFVSLTNNLTFEEKNAVANKSAALASVIAISFALTGEMILDFFGITIDSLRVAGGILLFIVALDMILGRVSSESITEDEIDKSMDRSDIWIFLIALPLLTGPGTITTIIVLMGSAESTIQSFSVILSILITFGISLTLFHFSRRIYKVLGYTGMLVFTRLMGLLLAGLAVNFIAIGVWNLYLSFSSL; encoded by the coding sequence TTGGATAGTTTAACCTTTTTCATAACTGCATTCGCTTCTTTGTTTGCAATTGTCAGCCCTCTGGGAGGAGTTGTGACCTTTGTGTCACTGACAAACAACCTTACTTTCGAAGAAAAGAATGCCGTTGCAAACAAATCAGCCGCTCTTGCCAGTGTGATAGCTATATCCTTTGCACTTACGGGAGAGATGATACTGGATTTTTTTGGTATCACCATAGACTCTCTGAGAGTGGCCGGTGGGATCCTGCTGTTCATCGTAGCACTTGATATGATACTGGGTAGGGTTTCCAGTGAAAGTATTACAGAGGACGAGATAGACAAATCAATGGACCGTAGCGACATATGGATATTCCTCATTGCTTTGCCACTTCTTACAGGTCCCGGTACCATCACTACTATAATAGTGTTAATGGGAAGTGCCGAATCGACAATCCAGAGCTTTAGTGTGATCCTGTCCATACTGATCACATTTGGTATAAGCCTGACACTGTTCCATTTCTCAAGGAGGATCTACAAGGTACTGGGGTATACCGGTATGCTGGTTTTCACCAGGCTCATGGGTCTTTTACTTGCAGGACTCGCAGTAAACTTCATTGCAATAGGAGTATGGAATCTTTACCTCTCGTTCAGCAGCCTCTGA
- a CDS encoding peroxiredoxin, with protein MPLIGDPAPSFTAVTTAGEINFPKDYRDKWVVLFSHPADFTPVCTTEFMTFANMQDEFKELNCELIGLSIDSIYAHIAWLRTIKEKIEYKGMKDIEITFPVIADLKMEVAKKFGMLQPNASDTQAVRAVFVIDPKAKIRAILYYPLSNGRNMDEIKRLVQALQKSDAEDIATPANWQPGEDVIIPPPGSCGTAKERVESEEEGKYCLDWFMCFKKGQ; from the coding sequence ATGCCATTGATAGGGGATCCTGCTCCTTCCTTTACTGCTGTCACCACAGCAGGTGAGATCAACTTCCCAAAGGACTACAGGGATAAGTGGGTTGTCCTTTTCAGTCATCCTGCTGATTTCACGCCGGTATGTACTACCGAGTTCATGACTTTTGCGAACATGCAGGATGAGTTCAAAGAGCTCAACTGTGAACTGATCGGATTGTCCATTGACAGCATTTATGCACACATTGCATGGCTGAGGACCATTAAAGAGAAGATCGAATACAAGGGAATGAAGGATATTGAGATCACCTTCCCGGTAATCGCCGATCTTAAGATGGAGGTTGCAAAGAAATTTGGTATGCTGCAACCAAATGCCTCGGACACCCAGGCTGTAAGAGCAGTATTTGTGATAGATCCCAAGGCAAAGATCAGAGCAATTCTCTATTATCCGCTCTCCAACGGAAGGAACATGGATGAGATCAAAAGGCTTGTGCAGGCACTGCAGAAGTCAGATGCAGAGGACATTGCAACCCCTGCAAACTGGCAACCGGGTGAGGATGTGATCATCCCACCGCCCGGATCATGTGGAACAGCAAAGGAAAGAGTAGAGTCGGAAGAAGAAGGCAAATACTGTCTTGACTGGTTCATGTGTTTCAAGAAAGGACAGTAA
- a CDS encoding MBL fold metallo-hydrolase, which produces MKLTVLVDNNTLIDRYLTGEPAVSYFIEADGKKILFDTGYSDAFIRNAEKMNIDILGLDHIVLSHAHLDHTWGLDPLIRLYTEARMEGLDHSEPDLIAHPLIFNSRTDSGMQEIGTLISPDRLSKVFKFQLSNGPRWITENVVFLGEIPRRFDFEHDPLESKINIGGKKTEDDLLDDTALAIITEKGLVIVTGCSHSGICNIVEYAKELCDEERIADIIGGFHLLNPPEKKIKGIIDYFQKLNIREVHACHCTDLGSKIALSEVCDLKEVGCGLQLEYE; this is translated from the coding sequence ATGAAATTAACCGTGCTCGTAGATAACAATACACTGATTGATCGTTACTTAACAGGCGAACCTGCCGTTTCCTACTTTATAGAAGCAGACGGAAAGAAGATACTTTTTGATACAGGATACTCGGATGCATTTATCCGCAATGCAGAGAAGATGAACATCGATATTCTGGGACTTGACCATATTGTATTATCCCACGCCCACCTTGACCATACATGGGGACTTGATCCTCTTATCAGATTATACACCGAAGCAAGGATGGAAGGACTGGACCATTCAGAACCTGACCTGATCGCTCACCCATTGATATTCAACAGCAGAACAGATTCCGGAATGCAGGAGATAGGAACCCTCATATCACCTGACAGGCTCTCAAAGGTTTTCAAATTCCAGCTCAGCAACGGACCCCGGTGGATAACGGAGAATGTGGTATTTCTCGGGGAAATACCCCGGAGATTTGATTTTGAACACGATCCACTCGAAAGCAAGATCAATATCGGTGGAAAGAAAACCGAAGACGATCTACTTGACGATACCGCACTTGCAATAATAACAGAAAAGGGTCTGGTTATCGTTACAGGCTGCTCCCATTCAGGCATCTGCAATATCGTTGAGTATGCAAAGGAACTTTGCGATGAAGAAAGGATAGCTGACATTATAGGAGGTTTCCATTTACTCAATCCTCCTGAGAAAAAGATCAAAGGAATAATAGACTACTTCCAAAAACTCAACATCAGGGAAGTTCATGCATGTCATTGTACAGACCTTGGATCGAAGATAGCATTGTCAGAGGTCTGTGATCTGAAAGAAGTGGGTTGTGGTCTTCAGCTTGAATACGAATAA
- the thiC gene encoding phosphomethylpyrimidine synthase ThiC — MTLMEDAKRGIITPQMGAVARDEGIDAKTICSCVAKGLISIPNNPARDCRVVGIGKYLSTKINANIGTSRDYINIEEEVEKAKTAEAFGADALMDLSTGGDLDLIRKKIMDAVDIPIGSVPIYQAAATQKTVVDMTSDDMFNAVRKHAKDGIDFVTIHAAVNQDAMKRIRQGNRITDIVSRGGSFTLAWMLHNGEDNPFYAEYDYLLEIAKEYDMAISLGDGMRPGCIHDASDGPSFMEFITLGELVRRTREANIQCFVEGPGHVPIDEIELSVKGMKNLCDDAPLYLLGPLVTDIAPGYDHITGAIGGTFAGMCGADFLCMTTPAEHLALPTKDDIREGTIVTRIAAHAADLTKEGQKERARAVDNKMAHARKNLDWDTQFELAIDGEKATKIRDSRNTGSEACSMCGDLCAMKIVSKALEEEKEE, encoded by the coding sequence ATGACATTAATGGAAGATGCAAAACGAGGGATCATCACACCCCAGATGGGAGCCGTTGCCAGGGATGAAGGCATTGATGCTAAGACCATCTGCTCGTGTGTTGCGAAGGGACTCATAAGTATCCCCAATAACCCTGCCAGGGATTGCAGGGTCGTAGGTATAGGAAAATACCTAAGCACCAAGATAAATGCCAATATTGGTACATCACGTGATTACATTAACATTGAGGAGGAAGTGGAAAAAGCAAAGACTGCAGAGGCCTTCGGCGCCGATGCGCTCATGGACCTGTCCACCGGGGGGGACCTTGACCTTATAAGAAAGAAGATAATGGATGCAGTGGACATCCCCATAGGCTCGGTTCCAATCTATCAGGCCGCAGCCACGCAGAAGACTGTTGTGGATATGACATCTGATGACATGTTCAATGCAGTACGCAAACATGCAAAGGATGGTATCGACTTTGTCACCATACACGCGGCAGTGAACCAGGATGCCATGAAGAGAATAAGGCAGGGTAACAGGATAACTGACATCGTCAGCCGTGGCGGATCATTTACCCTTGCCTGGATGCTGCATAACGGAGAGGACAATCCTTTCTATGCGGAATATGATTACCTGCTGGAGATCGCAAAGGAATATGACATGGCAATCAGCCTTGGCGACGGTATGAGACCCGGATGTATTCATGACGCATCCGACGGACCTTCCTTCATGGAGTTCATCACCCTTGGAGAACTTGTAAGACGCACACGCGAAGCCAATATCCAGTGCTTTGTGGAAGGTCCAGGACATGTACCCATCGATGAGATCGAATTGAGCGTGAAGGGCATGAAGAATCTCTGCGATGACGCACCTCTCTACCTGCTAGGCCCTCTTGTAACCGACATTGCCCCCGGATATGACCATATCACCGGTGCCATCGGAGGTACTTTTGCAGGCATGTGCGGGGCTGATTTCCTGTGCATGACAACACCTGCCGAACATCTGGCACTCCCGACAAAGGACGACATCCGTGAAGGTACCATAGTTACAAGAATTGCTGCCCACGCGGCAGACCTGACAAAGGAAGGACAGAAAGAACGTGCAAGGGCCGTAGATAACAAGATGGCACATGCACGTAAGAACCTTGACTGGGACACACAGTTCGAGCTTGCAATCGACGGTGAGAAGGCTACGAAAATAAGGGACAGCAGGAACACCGGAAGTGAAGCATGCTCCATGTGCGGTGACCTCTGCGCCATGAAGATCGTCAGCAAGGCACTTGAGGAAGAGAAGGAAGAGTGA
- a CDS encoding DNA topoisomerase I has product MSIVVFTEKNKAAAQIAGILSEGGFNRASIDGIPVYDFKKNGKEWRIMGLSGHIMGYDFPPEYSNWRECDPAVLLDTDPVKNVLKKPYATAISRLAGQADELILACDFDREGENIGFEAKSIAEKSSRAPVKRARFSSLSASEIKKAFGNLVEPNENLAMSAEARQILDLKMGAAFTRFMTLSVREHARTKGIISIGPCQTPTCGFVYERERLIRDFKAKDFWKIEGIFSHSAKDFKGTHRAGNITEKAKADEIFKRIKDCKKGTVAKKREKESAVNPPYPLNTTEFLKRASKYLGISPETALEVAEQLYLAGFTSYPRTETNKYADDFDFKTILVGFSSGEFREQVMDILSRSQIKSRNGTKDGHDHPPIYPIRAAGRQEIEKSVRMPDAWKVYDLIVRHFIANLMPPAIFDKTRLEVHVRGEIFDATGSILKDAGWLAVYPFENKNDKLLPNLELNDEVDVKKLSNTRSKTSPPKRLTEAELLTLMDKNGIGTKATAPSHIETNKKRGYFETKGKTIAILDTGFTLMESLDSSVPILVKPDIRARIEALIQDVEDGKKSFDSTLEEGSHLIREMYSQLRSGKEQIVTKLAGTITDESIAADKKNFVGECPECGRMLRIVRTDKGRFVGCSGYPSCKNTYPLPKKGALNVLRSKQCEKEGVAVIKVGNKYHWSVGMGPCFTCDSEKKCFPPEVIGTCPKCDGSMFIITTKDTRFLACTERCGYTQSLPKEGRLTVKGKCKHCDWKQIRVKPKEKDANEFCINLRCSSRKSNSG; this is encoded by the coding sequence ATGTCGATAGTCGTATTCACGGAAAAGAACAAAGCAGCAGCACAGATAGCTGGAATCCTGAGTGAGGGTGGTTTTAATCGTGCATCGATAGATGGCATTCCCGTGTACGACTTCAAAAAAAACGGGAAGGAATGGAGAATAATGGGGCTTTCCGGCCACATTATGGGATATGATTTTCCGCCGGAATACAGTAACTGGAGGGAATGCGATCCTGCTGTGCTCCTTGATACTGACCCTGTAAAGAATGTATTGAAGAAACCATATGCCACCGCGATATCCAGACTTGCGGGCCAGGCAGATGAACTCATCCTTGCATGTGACTTTGACAGGGAAGGGGAGAATATAGGTTTTGAGGCAAAGTCCATTGCGGAAAAGTCTTCCAGAGCTCCTGTGAAAAGGGCACGTTTCTCCTCACTGTCCGCAAGTGAGATCAAGAAGGCATTCGGCAACCTTGTGGAACCCAACGAAAATCTTGCAATGTCCGCTGAGGCACGTCAGATACTCGATCTTAAGATGGGTGCTGCCTTCACAAGATTCATGACGCTTTCTGTGCGGGAGCATGCACGGACAAAAGGAATAATTTCCATCGGTCCCTGTCAGACCCCGACCTGCGGATTTGTTTATGAACGTGAACGGCTGATACGTGATTTCAAAGCAAAGGATTTCTGGAAGATCGAAGGGATATTTTCCCACTCAGCAAAGGATTTCAAAGGGACTCATCGAGCCGGTAATATCACTGAGAAGGCAAAGGCCGACGAGATCTTCAAACGTATAAAGGACTGCAAGAAGGGAACCGTGGCAAAGAAGCGCGAGAAGGAGTCCGCAGTGAATCCTCCCTATCCGCTGAACACCACCGAGTTTCTCAAACGGGCTTCCAAGTACTTGGGTATAAGCCCTGAGACCGCCCTTGAGGTTGCAGAGCAGTTATATCTTGCAGGTTTTACGAGCTATCCCAGGACAGAGACGAACAAGTATGCCGATGATTTTGATTTTAAGACAATACTGGTGGGCTTTTCCTCGGGTGAGTTCAGAGAACAGGTAATGGATATACTTTCCCGGTCACAGATTAAAAGCAGGAATGGAACTAAGGACGGTCATGACCATCCTCCTATCTATCCTATCAGGGCCGCAGGCAGGCAGGAGATCGAGAAAAGTGTCAGGATGCCTGATGCCTGGAAGGTTTACGATCTCATTGTCCGACACTTCATTGCTAACCTGATGCCTCCTGCCATATTTGACAAGACCCGCCTTGAGGTACATGTCAGGGGTGAGATTTTCGATGCCACGGGTTCTATACTGAAGGATGCAGGCTGGCTTGCTGTATATCCATTCGAAAATAAGAATGATAAGCTTCTACCGAATTTGGAACTGAATGACGAGGTTGATGTTAAGAAATTAAGCAATACCAGGTCCAAGACAAGTCCTCCCAAGCGGCTTACAGAAGCCGAGCTTCTCACACTGATGGATAAGAACGGTATCGGTACCAAGGCAACAGCTCCGTCTCATATAGAAACCAATAAAAAACGCGGCTATTTCGAGACCAAGGGAAAAACAATTGCAATCCTGGATACGGGCTTTACTCTTATGGAATCACTGGATTCGAGTGTGCCGATACTTGTAAAACCTGATATCCGTGCTCGTATCGAAGCGCTGATACAGGATGTTGAGGACGGGAAGAAAAGCTTTGACAGCACATTGGAGGAAGGCTCACATCTCATAAGAGAAATGTACTCCCAGCTCAGGTCGGGTAAGGAACAGATAGTTACGAAACTGGCCGGAACGATAACTGATGAGAGTATTGCTGCGGATAAAAAGAATTTCGTGGGGGAATGTCCGGAGTGCGGGCGTATGCTTCGTATTGTAAGGACTGACAAAGGCAGGTTTGTTGGCTGCAGTGGATATCCCTCCTGCAAGAATACCTATCCTCTTCCGAAAAAAGGTGCTCTTAATGTACTGCGGTCAAAGCAGTGTGAAAAGGAAGGTGTTGCCGTGATCAAAGTCGGAAACAAGTACCACTGGTCTGTTGGCATGGGTCCGTGTTTTACATGCGATTCCGAAAAAAAGTGTTTCCCGCCTGAGGTGATCGGAACGTGTCCGAAATGTGATGGGTCAATGTTCATAATCACTACCAAGGATACAAGATTTCTGGCGTGTACTGAAAGGTGTGGCTATACCCAGTCCCTGCCAAAGGAAGGCAGGCTTACTGTTAAGGGAAAATGTAAGCATTGTGACTGGAAACA